A portion of the Acidisarcina polymorpha genome contains these proteins:
- a CDS encoding endonuclease III domain-containing protein, whose amino-acid sequence MRKARLGQMYLRLTAVYGPQQWWPAATSFEVIVGAYLTQNTSWKGVERSIQNLAAHGSLTIDGVRGLPDEELRQLIRPSGFMVRKAAALKAFVTLLDREYRGSLSQLAAEQPETARVKLLALPGVGPETADAILLYALGHPAMVVDEYLRRIVTRHRLLPAKATYSEIQALAIDALNESYPEGDRNAIVQHYNEFHALVVMVGKTHCGPTPKCDGCPLAEFLPISGPFLK is encoded by the coding sequence ATGAGGAAGGCGCGGCTCGGCCAGATGTACCTCCGATTGACTGCCGTCTATGGTCCCCAGCAATGGTGGCCGGCAGCCACCTCCTTCGAAGTCATCGTCGGGGCCTATCTCACCCAAAACACCTCATGGAAAGGCGTAGAACGATCAATCCAGAACCTTGCGGCACATGGTTCGCTGACCATCGACGGTGTTCGTGGATTGCCCGACGAGGAGTTGCGCCAGCTGATCCGCCCGTCGGGATTTATGGTGCGAAAAGCTGCAGCGCTGAAGGCCTTTGTCACGTTGCTCGACCGCGAATACCGGGGTTCGTTAAGTCAGCTTGCTGCCGAACAGCCCGAGACTGCCCGGGTGAAGCTACTCGCCCTTCCTGGAGTTGGACCTGAGACCGCCGATGCCATCTTGCTATATGCTTTGGGTCATCCAGCCATGGTGGTTGACGAATACCTCCGCCGCATCGTCACTCGGCACAGGCTCTTACCCGCGAAGGCAACTTACTCGGAGATCCAGGCGCTCGCAATAGACGCGCTAAATGAAAGCTATCCAGAAGGCGACCGGAATGCGATCGTCCAGCACTATAACGAGTTTCACGCGCTCGTCGTGATGGTGGGAAAGACCCACTGCGGACCCACTCCGAAGTGCGACGGTTGCCCGCTCGCCGAATTCTTGCCCATTTCAGGTCCGTTCCTTAAATAG
- a CDS encoding tetratricopeptide repeat protein — MTSESAIRKQAESFYDQALDCVARNDGRSAIRHFQQALAIDPEFLDAMHGLVRAFQDSGDYRRAIDTALELIMRDPEDPLAHTSLSILYQHQGRIPEAEAEALKAKLLGWKQQLRTLNGAGSPE, encoded by the coding sequence ATGACTTCCGAAAGCGCGATCCGCAAACAGGCTGAAAGCTTCTACGACCAGGCACTGGATTGCGTTGCGAGAAACGACGGCAGATCGGCAATTCGCCATTTTCAGCAGGCGCTGGCGATTGATCCGGAATTCCTGGACGCAATGCATGGACTGGTCCGAGCATTTCAGGATTCGGGCGACTACCGCCGCGCGATCGATACGGCGCTTGAACTGATCATGCGCGACCCAGAAGATCCGCTTGCACATACCAGCCTGTCGATTCTCTATCAGCATCAAGGAAGAATTCCTGAAGCCGAGGCCGAAGCCCTCAAAGCCAAACTGCTCGGCTGGAAGCAGCAGCTGCGAACTCTAAACGGAGCCGGATCGCCAGAATGA
- a CDS encoding flagellar motor protein MotB has protein sequence MMRRKKNKPHVNHERWLVSYADFITLMFAFFVVMYATSKADVKKQVQMADSIDSAFRTLGLFQQTPTKNGAAGLAHNQEGPVTPMNIVSGEELMAPPAVKVDLEKLKERLSGMLSTQIAEHVVSMKIGRDGLVISLREAGFYDSGSAAIHTNSLPVLNRIATALASSPYDIRIEGHTDNVPIHTEQFDSNWELSTSRATRLTRIFVADSFAPYRLSASGYAEFHPVAPNDTADGRSQNRRVDIIVLPRTSSHPELSIPTQVPVALAGVIHHGSVVSRH, from the coding sequence ATGATGAGACGAAAGAAAAACAAGCCGCATGTCAACCATGAACGCTGGCTGGTTTCATATGCCGACTTTATTACCCTCATGTTCGCTTTCTTTGTGGTGATGTATGCCACCTCGAAGGCCGACGTGAAGAAGCAGGTGCAGATGGCTGATTCGATCGATTCGGCCTTTCGCACTCTGGGCCTCTTCCAACAGACGCCAACTAAGAACGGGGCTGCCGGACTCGCTCATAACCAGGAAGGTCCGGTTACCCCGATGAACATTGTCTCGGGAGAGGAACTGATGGCTCCTCCGGCGGTCAAAGTGGATCTGGAGAAGCTAAAGGAGCGGCTCTCCGGGATGCTCTCGACCCAGATTGCAGAACACGTCGTTTCGATGAAGATCGGCCGTGACGGGCTGGTCATATCGCTTCGGGAAGCGGGATTTTACGATAGCGGTTCGGCGGCAATTCATACGAATTCCTTGCCCGTCCTGAATAGAATTGCAACTGCATTGGCGAGTTCTCCCTACGACATCCGCATTGAAGGGCACACCGACAACGTTCCCATCCACACCGAACAGTTCGACTCGAATTGGGAGCTATCGACCAGCCGCGCGACCCGGCTGACGCGAATCTTCGTCGCCGACAGCTTCGCGCCCTACCGGCTGTCGGCATCAGGGTATGCGGAGTTTCACCCGGTTGCTCCCAACGACACCGCTGACGGCCGCAGCCAGAATCGGCGGGTGGACATCATCGTGCTCCCGCGGACGAGCAGTCACCCGGAGCTATCGATACCGACGCAGGTTCCGGTTGCCCTTGCCGGCGTCATCCACCATGGAAGCGTTGTTTCGCGGCATTGA
- a CDS encoding flagellar motor protein: protein MDKSSIIGVLLAVTGIIAGLLIEGGSLGQILQPTAAMIVFGGTLGAVMLQFPLPMVLAAFKKFIQVFVGGKRDTDQALKQIIDFANKARRSGIVSLDQELKKITDPFLKQAIMLAVDGTEPSELRKIMEIQIENRAEEEERIPAVFESAGGFSPTIGIIGAVLGLIQVMQHLDKIEEVGKGIAVAFVATIYGVGAANLILLPSAGKLKIRIQEERVYKEMMLEGVVSILEGMNPRMIEIKLQSFLSEDKNRKSPVRA, encoded by the coding sequence ATGGACAAGAGCAGCATCATCGGAGTTCTGCTGGCAGTGACCGGCATCATCGCGGGCTTGCTGATCGAAGGTGGAAGCCTCGGCCAGATTCTGCAGCCAACCGCGGCCATGATCGTCTTTGGGGGAACCCTGGGAGCGGTGATGCTGCAGTTTCCGCTTCCTATGGTTCTGGCTGCTTTCAAGAAATTCATACAGGTCTTTGTGGGTGGGAAGAGGGATACCGATCAAGCATTGAAGCAAATCATCGACTTCGCCAACAAAGCCCGGCGGAGCGGCATAGTGTCGCTCGACCAGGAGCTGAAGAAAATCACCGATCCCTTTCTTAAACAAGCCATCATGTTGGCGGTGGATGGGACCGAACCTTCGGAACTGCGGAAAATCATGGAGATCCAGATCGAGAACCGCGCTGAGGAAGAGGAGCGCATTCCGGCGGTCTTCGAGTCGGCCGGCGGCTTCTCTCCTACGATCGGGATTATCGGTGCAGTGCTCGGTTTGATTCAGGTCATGCAGCACTTGGACAAGATCGAAGAGGTAGGCAAAGGCATTGCCGTAGCTTTTGTGGCCACGATCTATGGAGTCGGAGCGGCCAATCTGATTCTGCTACCTTCGGCAGGCAAACTGAAGATCCGCATCCAGGAAGAACGCGTCTACAAGGAGATGATGCTGGAGGGGGTAGTGTCTATCCTCGAGGGGATGAACCCTCGCATGATTGAGATTAAGCTGCAGAGCTTCCTCTCCGAAGACAAGAACCGCAAGTCGCCGGTACGCGCCTGA